The Collibacillus ludicampi region GCGCAAGACTCCATGGAGAAGCTTGTGAAGTCCGGGGAGAAGAATATATTTGCGGGTACAGCCATGGCACTTCCGTTGGTAGGGGCGATCAAGTCTGCGTCAAACGTGGAGAATATACAAACCTCTTTACGCTTGACTGGTATGTCGCAAACAGAAGTAGATAATCTCACAAAGCAAGCACAAGAGACCATGAGGAGAACGATGTTTAACACGGCGCAAGTTCTTGGGATTGATCGTTCGCTTGCTCAAGTGGGAATGGATTATAAAAAGATTCAAAGCGTGGGCACAACAGCAACATATTTAGCTGAACTCGAGGCCAATCGAAACGGCGCTGATCCGAACGAGACAGCGAAGCAGTTTGCGCAGATTACGGAACAACTAGGTATCAGCTTGAATCCTCAAAAGGTCAATGAGATGGCGGATATAGTTAATAGGATTGCAACCGTTACGAGCGCAAGTGTGGCAACGTTATCGGATAGCTCTCGTTATTTCAACCTTGTTGGCAAAATCCAAGGTCTGAAGCCCGAAGATATTGTAATGACACAGGGGTTGGCAGCCCGATTTGGATTGGAAGGATCTATCGGAGGTACACACTTGAAGGACTTTTTTGAAAGGTTGAATCCCTATACGCATATGGGACCGCACGGGTCGGCACAACTAGAAGCTTTCGCTCAATTAGGATGGTTAAATGGTGTAAAGAGAGACAAGAAAGGAAAAATCGTGGGCTTCTCAGGTGATGTGTTCCATGATGCTCAAGGTAACCTTGTTAGTGCGGCAAAAATCTTCAGCATTTTGGGAGAAACATATAAAAAATCGGGAAATAGAGAGCAGTTTACAGCACTTCTAACTCGAGTATTAGGGCAACAGGGTCAAGATATAGCGGCTGCTATTGCTCAAAATCCCGAAGCTTTCGCAATGTTGGTAGAACAGTTATCAAAAGTCCTTCCAGTGGAAGAGAGTATTAGTGAATATCAAAAGACGTTTAATCAACAATTTCATGCTTTCACTTCTACTCTTGCAGACTTTGGCAGGCAAATTGGAACTCTTGTTCTCCCAGGATTAACCTCATTCATTACTCGTTTGAATGCTTCCTTACCAGCGGTACAAGGTTTCATAGATAAACATAAAGTTCTGATTAAAGACTTTGTATATGCTTGGGGAGCACTTGCGGGATTCAAAATTGGAAAAGGCATTTTTAAGATCGCTATTGGCGCTCCATTAAAAGATCTTATCGGTTTTGGTAGATTCCTCACTGGGATCGGTAAAACAAGCCTAAAAGTTGCTCGTGATGTCAAAGGTTTTATCGATGCATTCCGTTATTTCAAACAAGGTTCCGGCTTCGTAAGTGCTTTGTGGAAGGCAATTGCTTTTGGTCGGCCAATTCTAAATCGATTAACTGTGTTGATGACCCAGTTAGGATTACGAGGTGGTTTAGCATTACTAAAGCTTCAACTTGCTGCAGGTAGAGCTCTTACGTTATTAGGCTCTGGTATGCGTGCGACACTTTTGATTGCAAAAGGAATCGGTATGGGGTTAGCAGCTCCCTTCTACACTCTAGGAAGAGGAATTATAAAAGTCGTGCCTCAGGTTGTGATGTTTGGCGGCAGACTTCTTTGGCTCGGCGCGCAAGCCATGGCGATGGGAATTCGCATGGCGACAGCATGGCTCATCGGTCTTGGTCCAGTTGGTTGGATTATCGCCGGAGTAATCGCTCTTGTCGTAGCATTCATAGCCGCATGGAAAACGAATTTCTTGGGATTACGTACATGGCTCATTGGATTCTGGAACGGTGTTAAAACCGTGTTCTGGAACTTCGTCATATGGGTGAAAACGGTGGGAACCAACATCGTGCAAGGGATCTGGGAAGGGATTAGGTCAATGGGATCCTGGTTGGCAAGCAACCTGAAATCATTTGTCAGCAATTACATCACGGGGCCAATCAAGTCGCTTCTTGGCATTCATTCACCTTCTCGCGTATTTGCTGGATATGGACTCAACATCGTACAGGGTTTGAGCAACGGTATCAATGATAACGCCCGTCGGGCTGAAATGGCTTCACGTAATCTGGCCAAACGGGTTGCAATTGCTCCTGGTATTAGTGGGGGAACTCGAGGGGGATCCAGCTCTCGAATCCATGTCGAGCAACATTTTCATATTCAGTCCATTGATCCGAAGAAGGCGGCTCGCGAAGCCAGTCGGTTGAACGATAAGTACTGGCGCTCTCGGGATCCGCGATTAATGCGTGCATTGGGGAGGGTGTGAAGTGGATCAGGTTAAGCTTCGCATCGGTAACTTCACGTTTCAACTCTCACCCAGAGAAGAGTTAGATTTCGACTTCACACGAGCCATTGCCAAATTAGATTCGGTGGGATCCCCGACCTATCAGGATATTGGGATCGATGAAAAAACACTCAAACTGCAAGGGGCTTTGATTGGCACGGATGCCTGGACGCAAGCGGAACTCTTGGAAACCATGATGGATAACGGGGTTCCACTGACACTACTTTTTGGCCCGATTCAGCGAACGGTTCGAATCTCGGCACTAAATCCTAAGCTAAAGCGGTTTGATTATGTCACCTATGACATGGATTTGATCATCATCCCCACTAAGAGTTCATATCAGGGGGATGCGTCACCGCAATCATCTTCTACTCTACAGACAAATACTCCTGCAGCGACGAGCACGGAGTCGATCCGTCAGTATGCAGATAAGACGGTAACGATCAAACAAGGGGATACCCTCTGGGGACTTGCTCAGAAGGAATATGGCCGAGGGGATTTATGGCCAGTCTTAGCAAAAATCAATGGGGTGAAGAATGAAAGAGCGTTGCAGATCGGACAAACACTTAAAATTCCGTCCAACTCTTTGATCCAGAAGGCTTTGGACGCTTATAACAATAGGATAAGCGCCATCATCACTGACGAAGGGATCGCTTATCTACAGACTCTGGAGGCTAAGGGCTAATGGGAGAACCGCGGTGTATTGTACAGGTGGATGGGAAAACCGTTTTGCCTGAAGATGTGACTGAATGTGATATCGAAAACACTCTTTACATGGCGGCAGATAGCTTTGAAATCACACTTACAAATGATGATTTGAAAAGTGATTGGTTCCGGAAGAAGCAACAAGTCAAAGTGTATCTCGGCTATGTAGAAAACCCGTCACATTGGTATTTGCATGAACTAGACCATGTGTTTACCGGCATGATTGATGGAGTAAAGCCGAAGTGGAACTCACAAGATGGACAAGTCGTTCAACTGATTGGCCGTGATTACTCGGCCCCCATGATCGACACACAGTTCAGCATTGCCTATGCGAATAGAACTTCTAGCCAAATTGCACGAATGATGGCTGTAAAATACGGCCTGAAACCAATTATTACAGAGACAACAGAAATTCTTCCTAAAGACGTGTACCAGGACAAAAAGGAATGGGAAATCTTGCAAACTCTCGCGGCTCGCGAGGGTTTTGTTTGTTATGTGACCAAAGATCTTGAATTGTATTTTGGTCCTCGTCAGGAAGCGGACGAAACGGTTGTTGCAACGATCTCAGCAAAAGGATCGGGTCTTTCAGGTAGCAGTATCGAGTTTGATGATAGCTCGGTGGGGGTCTATAACAAAGTAACTGTGTTGCATTGGCACAAAAAACAGTTGATCGAGGGCAGTGCACAAAATGATGATCTGATTAAGGCCATGAACGGGCAGGTCGTCGAGAAAGTGGTCACTGATTCGAAAGCTACTAGCGTTGACCTTGCAAACAAAATTGCGGCAAACTACTTGCACGAATACTCACGACAAGCAATCACAGGAATCATTGAGGATCTACCGGGTAACACCGTGTTTGTTGCTGAGAAGAAAGTCAAGATTACGGATGCCGGCCGGTTCTCAGGTATCTATTACATTGAGAAGGTGAGACATAAGTTTGGCAAACAAAGTGGCTTCACGTCATCTTTGGATCTAACTAACATCCGTCCCGATGACGCGGAGCAATACAAAGAAGACTTATACCCGAAAGATCGATACTCTATGAGCAAAAGCGGCTATGTAGCAAAGGGGTCGATTTGATGAACGGATTTGCCTATCATCCGCAACGTGGGATCGTCATGAGCCTCGAAGGTCATTACCGGGCAACGGTGCACCTACCAGAAGCGCGATTTGAAACGGATTGGGCAGACTCCTGTGTTTGGTTACCACAAACGGGTATTGAAGTACTCGTTGTTTTCATCAATGGAGATCAAAATAGACCGGTCATTGTAGGAAGGTTTCCAACCGAAAATGAGGAAGGAACACCTCTTATTGAGTTAGCTGGGGGAGGGGCACCGATCGCTCGTGTCGGAGATATGGTTCAGGTAACTGGAGTAGATTCGAATGGAGATACATTTACTGCAACCGGAACAATAACTACCGGTTCAACAAAGGTTACGTCAGGTTAGAGGTGGTGAAACATGGCGGATATTTTCGGGGTGGATATAGCGCAAACCGATGTACAGGATTGGGGCACTACGTCCCAAGGTGATCTCGCATTGGTAGCGGGAGTCGATAACCTACATCAAGCTTTAGAGCGCCGATGGGCTACGCCATACGGGGCTCTTTTTTATGCGCCGGATTACGGAAATACCATCTTTGATATGCTCTCTGAACCTATTACCCCGGACTGGATCGAACGAGCGATTGTAGCAGCGCGTTCATGTATCCTGGCTGATCCGCGAGTCGCTGATGTTCAGGTAACAGTGACTCCTTTTCCGGAGAAGAGAATTGTGCACTTCCTCAATAAATGGGTTGCTGTCGATGGATCCAGTGGTCAATTTACAGGGCAGGTGACGGTCGGTGTATAAGACGTTTGACCAAATTGTTTCTGAGATGCAAGCGGATATGATCGCAGCGGGATCACAGGCAACGGACTTTACGGATGGTTCGCAGATTCAAACGCTGATCGCCGTTACAGCCCGTGCTTTGCAGAATCAATGGTACATGCTTGAACAACTGGTGGAGCTCTTTTTCGTCATCTCGAGTGAAGGGCCATTCCTTAATTTACGAGTACAAGAGCGAGGGATTTCAAGGAAACAAGGGATTGCATCGACAGGAAATGTTGTTTTTACGCGAACAACTCCCAGTCCGATCGGATCACTGGTGCCGGCAGGAACCGTCTTCTCTACATTAGATGGTTCTGTGGAGGTAAGAGTCACTCAGGACGTAAACCTAGCGAGTGGATGGACAACAGGTTCGGCTCCGGTGCAATGCACAGTGGTTGGTAAGATCGGCAACCTTCCTGAAGGGACTCCCTTGCAAATTGCAGGCCCTGCGATTAGTGGTCTTCAAACGATTGCTGTAGGACCTGGAGGGCTCACTGGGGGTGTAGATACGGAGACTGATGATGAGTTACGAGCTCGTTATCTTGAATTGATTCGGAATCCTGTTGACGGCGGAACGCCAGCAGATTATCTCATATGGGCTAAAGGGGTTACTGGGGTCACAAACGCGTCGGTCTTTCCACTTGCACGCGGAAATGGGACCGTGGATATTCTCGTATCTGACGGCGGAATTCCATCGCAAGACCTTATTAACAACGTACAAAATGTGATCAACGAGAATCGTCCAGTGGGGGCGGATGCTCGGGTGATTCCGCCGACGGCTCATACAATTGATGTTGTAATTTCTGTCACACTAGCTCCTGGTTATACCCTTGCCAGTGTGCAAACACCAGTTATGCAGGCAATTCAAAACTATATATCATCTATACCGATCGGTGGAGTTGTGAGAGTTATGGGTATGGCCGATGCGGTGTTCAAAGTACCAGGAGTCATCGATTGCAGCATCAATACACCATCGTCAAACATTGCTCTCGGGAATCAGGAACTAGCCGTAGCTGGTACCATTACCGTTCAACAGTCCTCATAGGAGGTGCAAAATGGCTTACTATGATGACTTTGTCAGCTGGTTGCCTCCTTCTTTTTTAGGGGAGGATGCTAAAACATTGAAAGCTTTCTTAAAAGCCTTGGGCAGACAGTTCGATGATCTTGAGGCGGCCACCGATGACGTGAGGAATCAATTTTTCGTTCCAACGGCCACATGGGCATTGGATCAATATGAAGCTGAATATGCGATCAAATTGGTGGATGGTGGAACATATCCGGAACGAAGAAACAATGTTATGGCCAAAATGCGGGGAGGGATCGGTGCTACACCGGCGGCTATCATGAATGTACTTGCGGCATATGGGTACCAGACGCAGATCATCGAGGACTTCCCAAACTATCAATTCACTATCAAGTTCACAGATTTCAAGGGAATCCCGAGTAATATGGGCGATCTCAAGTTGCTTCTTAACTCCATGATACCCGCTCATTTGAAGGTTCTTTATCAGTATCTCTATAACGTGTACGCAGACTTCAACGGTAAGTACACCTATGGGCAAATGAATAGTAGCGGATTAACCTACCAAGATCTCCAGACGAAAACGCCATAAGTGAGGTGGTGACAAGTGCAATACACTCAAAATTACAACCTCAAGAAACCGGATCCGAACGATACGTACGATAAGCAACACGATAATGACAACATGGATATCATTGATGCTCAATTGCACGCAAACGCCCAATCTGCATCTAATGCATTGGCTGTTGCGAATGCTGCAGTACCACAATCGACTGTCGGTCAACCTGGCGGTGTTGCTTCATTAGATCAATCTGGGAAGGTACCGGTGAATCAGCTTCCTGTCGCCAACATAGCTTCCCTTGGTTCAAAAAATACCGATGTTGACTTTTTTACTGCCGTCATTCAAAGGGCTGACACACGTGGAAACACTTTCACTTACGATACAGTAACAGGAAATTTGTTGCAAGTGTTAGAGAGAGATCCGGCAACCAACACCACTATAAAAACAATCAATTACACGTATGATTCGTCCGGAAATCTCACTCAAATGCAGGAGATCGTAGGGGGAAAGACGATCACCACCACTTATTCTTATGATCCTACGACGGGCAATCTAACAGGGACAGGAAGGAGCGTGCAGTAGGTGTCCGATATATTTGCTAAATTGGTTCAAATATGGAATCAGATCGGCAGAAAAACAGATTCTGCGGATCCGAATGGAAGCTTGCATGCTAAAGTTTCAGATGCCAAAAACTCAATTGGAAGTTCAACGGATGTAGCGAGTTCAACCGGGAGTGTGCACGCCAAGATCACGGATGTGAAAAATTCTGTAGGGACTTCCAATGATTCAGCAAATGCTACGGGTTCATTACATGCGAAGGTTGCGGATGTTAAGGGGTCTATCGGGAATACAAACGATACCGGAAATCCAACGGGAAGTGTTCATGCAAAGATCGTGGATGTTAAGTCATCCTTAGGAAATACAGGGGACGCAGCTAATGCGTCAGGAACCGTTCATGCAAAAATCGTAGATCTAAAAAGTTCTCTCGGAAACACAGGGGATGCCGCCAGTTCCACAGGAACCGCTCACGCCAAACTGAAGGACATCAAAACGTCCATCGGGAACATTGGCGATCCCGCCAGCGCAACAGGAAACCTACATCAAAAGGTGTCACAGCTGCAAAATAGCGTGAACGCGATTCCGACCGTGACCCCGCAACGTCCTAGAAAAACGCTACCGATCAATGTGACGGTGGGCGCAAACCAAACGAACTATACCATCTTGAACGTATCGGGTACAGGCAGGCTTTTAGCCATAGGGTTAAGTGTTCCGGCAAATGTAACGAATGTGACCATTGTTGCGGATGGTACAACGATCACGAATGCCGCACCACTTGGTCCCGCTTTTACACCAAGTATATTAGCTTTCAATAACGTGTCAGGTGCTACTACCGCATTAGCCATGATTCCCTTTAAAAACTCACTATCCATTACCCTATCCACCAATGGTAATGGAAGCTGTACCGTTACAGGTGCTTATGAACTTGAATAGGGGGAATGAATGTGTACAAAATCGTGCCTTTGGTAAATGGTGTTCTTGATCTTGATTACAGTGACATCATACAAGCAATAGACAATGGTGATGGTACAGCGATTGTTCATGTACAAGATACCACAGAACCCCGTCAATCATGGCGGGATGCCACTGAACAGGATTGGCAGAATGCGCTTTCGAAAGTCCCACAACCAATCCAGCCTCCCGACCCAAGCCAACTCCTTGGTCAATTCCTAGTGGAACAGGCCCTAAAGAACGCCGAGCTTGAGCAAGCGCTAAACGCCATCGGGGCAGGTATCGTACAGTTGCAATTGAAAGGAGGTGCGTGAGATGACCCCGTTCGATTTCTGGAAGATGGCT contains the following coding sequences:
- a CDS encoding baseplate J/gp47 family protein, producing MYKTFDQIVSEMQADMIAAGSQATDFTDGSQIQTLIAVTARALQNQWYMLEQLVELFFVISSEGPFLNLRVQERGISRKQGIASTGNVVFTRTTPSPIGSLVPAGTVFSTLDGSVEVRVTQDVNLASGWTTGSAPVQCTVVGKIGNLPEGTPLQIAGPAISGLQTIAVGPGGLTGGVDTETDDELRARYLELIRNPVDGGTPADYLIWAKGVTGVTNASVFPLARGNGTVDILVSDGGIPSQDLINNVQNVINENRPVGADARVIPPTAHTIDVVISVTLAPGYTLASVQTPVMQAIQNYISSIPIGGVVRVMGMADAVFKVPGVIDCSINTPSSNIALGNQELAVAGTITVQQSS
- a CDS encoding phage late control D family protein — its product is MGEPRCIVQVDGKTVLPEDVTECDIENTLYMAADSFEITLTNDDLKSDWFRKKQQVKVYLGYVENPSHWYLHELDHVFTGMIDGVKPKWNSQDGQVVQLIGRDYSAPMIDTQFSIAYANRTSSQIARMMAVKYGLKPIITETTEILPKDVYQDKKEWEILQTLAAREGFVCYVTKDLELYFGPRQEADETVVATISAKGSGLSGSSIEFDDSSVGVYNKVTVLHWHKKQLIEGSAQNDDLIKAMNGQVVEKVVTDSKATSVDLANKIAANYLHEYSRQAITGIIEDLPGNTVFVAEKKVKITDAGRFSGIYYIEKVRHKFGKQSGFTSSLDLTNIRPDDAEQYKEDLYPKDRYSMSKSGYVAKGSI
- a CDS encoding phage tail tape measure protein, producing the protein MAGTTSFVISMILTAVNQMSPAITQAVRNMRMYQNVINEVNRSSNKESWFNTAIQRAEQFGKKLKDAQDSMEKLVKSGEKNIFAGTAMALPLVGAIKSASNVENIQTSLRLTGMSQTEVDNLTKQAQETMRRTMFNTAQVLGIDRSLAQVGMDYKKIQSVGTTATYLAELEANRNGADPNETAKQFAQITEQLGISLNPQKVNEMADIVNRIATVTSASVATLSDSSRYFNLVGKIQGLKPEDIVMTQGLAARFGLEGSIGGTHLKDFFERLNPYTHMGPHGSAQLEAFAQLGWLNGVKRDKKGKIVGFSGDVFHDAQGNLVSAAKIFSILGETYKKSGNREQFTALLTRVLGQQGQDIAAAIAQNPEAFAMLVEQLSKVLPVEESISEYQKTFNQQFHAFTSTLADFGRQIGTLVLPGLTSFITRLNASLPAVQGFIDKHKVLIKDFVYAWGALAGFKIGKGIFKIAIGAPLKDLIGFGRFLTGIGKTSLKVARDVKGFIDAFRYFKQGSGFVSALWKAIAFGRPILNRLTVLMTQLGLRGGLALLKLQLAAGRALTLLGSGMRATLLIAKGIGMGLAAPFYTLGRGIIKVVPQVVMFGGRLLWLGAQAMAMGIRMATAWLIGLGPVGWIIAGVIALVVAFIAAWKTNFLGLRTWLIGFWNGVKTVFWNFVIWVKTVGTNIVQGIWEGIRSMGSWLASNLKSFVSNYITGPIKSLLGIHSPSRVFAGYGLNIVQGLSNGINDNARRAEMASRNLAKRVAIAPGISGGTRGGSSSRIHVEQHFHIQSIDPKKAAREASRLNDKYWRSRDPRLMRALGRV
- a CDS encoding LysM peptidoglycan-binding domain-containing protein, translating into MDQVKLRIGNFTFQLSPREELDFDFTRAIAKLDSVGSPTYQDIGIDEKTLKLQGALIGTDAWTQAELLETMMDNGVPLTLLFGPIQRTVRISALNPKLKRFDYVTYDMDLIIIPTKSSYQGDASPQSSSTLQTNTPAATSTESIRQYADKTVTIKQGDTLWGLAQKEYGRGDLWPVLAKINGVKNERALQIGQTLKIPSNSLIQKALDAYNNRISAIITDEGIAYLQTLEAKG
- a CDS encoding putative phage tail protein, with translation MAYYDDFVSWLPPSFLGEDAKTLKAFLKALGRQFDDLEAATDDVRNQFFVPTATWALDQYEAEYAIKLVDGGTYPERRNNVMAKMRGGIGATPAAIMNVLAAYGYQTQIIEDFPNYQFTIKFTDFKGIPSNMGDLKLLLNSMIPAHLKVLYQYLYNVYADFNGKYTYGQMNSSGLTYQDLQTKTP